GCTTACAGAGTCCCGTTTGGTTGTGAAGGCCCATGAGGCGATCGGATCCCGGATGAAGCAGGGCCTGGTGAAGGTGGACCTGGATTGGTCGGGAGCGAAGCAGGCGGCCAAGGAAATGCTGGGGAAGGGCCTCGGCGGGGGGATGACCGTTTCTCAGGTCATCGTCTCGGAAATGATTCCTCACAAGGACGAATATTATATCTCGGTCAAGTCGACGCGGGAAGGGGCGGAACTGCTCCTGGCCAACGTGGGCGGAATCGAGATCGAGTCAAATTGGGAACGGATCCAGAAACTCCCCATCCCGATCGGGGAGAATCCCTCCAAAGAAGCGCTGGCGGATTTGGCCAAGCGGGCCGGGTTCGGCAAAGATCTGGCCCCGAAGATTGCGGAGTTTTCCGCCAAGCTATACCAATGCTATGACCATGAGGACGCTCAGTACCTTGAGATCAATCCGCTCGTACTGCGTTCGAACGACCAAGAGCTCGTGGCGCTCGATGCGGTGACCTTGTTGGACGCGGATGCCCGGTTCCGTCATCCGGACTGGGACTTTGCGTTCGCGGCCGAGTTCGGCCGGCCTTATTCCGAGAATGAGCGGGCGGTGATGGAAGTGGATTCCAAGATCAAGGGCTCGGTCAAATTCATCGAGATCCCAGGCGGTGATACGGCCCTGCTTCCGGCCGGAGGCGGCGCCAGCGTCTTCTACACCGACGCGGTCGTGGCCCTGGGTGGAAAACCGGCGAATTATTCCGAGTACTCCGGCGATCCTCCCGATTGGGCCGTCGAGGTTCTGACCGAGAAGGTCTGCGCTCTACCCAACATCAAGCGGATCATCGTGGGCGGCGCGATCGCCAATTTCACCAACGTCAAAAAGACTTTTGCCGGCATCATCGCCGGATTCCGAAAAGCGAAGGCCGATGGAAAGCTTGACGGCGTCGAGATCTGGGTTCGCCGTGGAGGTCCCTTTGAAAAAGAGGGATTGGCGGCCATGAAGGCACTGGAGGTCGAGGGATTTTTGATCCATGTCTTTGATCGCAATACGCCCCTGACGGACATCGTGGACATGTCGTTGAAGAAAGAAGCGACGACGTCCGGCTCCTCCCCCCATAAAAAAGCCGGATCGACGGCCGTGCGAAGCGCGAAGGCCGGGGAGGCGCGACAATGAGCATCATAGCCGATCGCACGACGCGCGTGGTGATCCAAGGCGGACCGGCCGGTGTGAATGCGGCCCGCCGGATGGCCGAGTTCTGTCATCTGGCCAAGGCCCCGCTGACGGTCCAGGCCTTCGTTTTTCCTCCGGATGCCGGAAAGATCAACGAAGTCCCTTTCGGAAGCGAGATCGTCTCGATCCCTGTTTACAAGACCGTGGCCGATGCGGTTGCCGATCATCCGGACATTAACACCAGCTTGGTTTATGTCGGTCCCGACCGGGCTTTCGGCGCGGCCCGTGAGGCGCTGAACATCGATTCGATCCGTCTGGTTTCAATGATCACGGAAGGGGTTCCCGAGAAGGACACCAAGCTTCTTTCGCGCGCGGCCCGGGAAAAAGGAAAGGTTTTCAACGGACCGTCCGCCATCGGGATCATCTCGGCCGGCGAATGCCGCCTCGGCGTGATCGGCGGCGCGTTCGACAATTTGGTGCTGAGCAAGCTTTACCGGCCCGGCTCCTTCGGGGTGATCACAAAATCCGGAGGCCTGTCCAACGAGATCATCTGGATCTGCAGCCAGTTCGCCGATGGGATCACGACCGCGATCGGAATCGGCGGGGACGCCTATCCGGGGTCGGATTACGTGACTTACCTCGAGATGTTCGAGAAGGACCCGAAAACCCATGCCGTTGTGATCGTGGGCGAGATGGGGGGAGACCTGGAAGAGCGCGCGGCCGACTGGTATGGGGCGAAGAAGCGCAGGATCAAGCTGATGGCGGTCATCTCGGGCTTCTGTCAGGAAGTGCTGCCGAAGGGAATGAAGTTCGGCCATGCCGGCGCCAAGGAAGGGATGAAGGGCGAGGGCGGCGCGCGGAACAAAGCCGACCGACTGCGGGAGGCCGGGGCGATCGTGCCGGCCACTTTCGGAGGGCTCGGTCCCGCGATCAAGGAAGTCTATCAGGAACTCATCGCAAAAGGCGTTGTCAAAGAAGCTCCCGCCGCGGAGCCGGAGGCCCTGCCCAAGCTTCCCAAGACGATCGAGGAATCCCGCAAGAGCGGCGAGGTTTTTGTGGAACCGCTCGTCAAAACCACGATCTCGGATGATCGCGGCGAGGAGCCGCTCTATTACGGGTACGCCGCCTCCGAGCTGATCAACAAGGGCTACCAGATTCCCCACGTCATCGGCCTGCTCTGGAATAAAAAACTGATCAGCCCGCAGGAGGCCGAGATCGTCAAGCGGATCGTCATGCTGTCGGCCGACCATGGACCGGCTGTTTCCGGAGCGCTCACGACGATCATCGCGGCCTGCGCCGGGATTTCAATGTCCCAGGCGGTGGCGGCCGGCCTGATCATGATCGGGCCGCGATTCGGCGGCGCCGTTACGGATGCGGGCAAATGGTTCAAGTACGCCGTCGAAAACAAGCTTTCGGTCGACGATTTTTTAAACTATATGAAATCCAACGTGGGCCCCGTTCCCGGGATAGGTCACCGTGTAAAAAGTGTAAAGAATCCTGATAAAAGGGTCAAAGAGCTCGTGAATTACGTGAAGAGTCAGAATCTCTTCACGCCGCATCTGGATTTTGCTCTGGAGGTCGAAAAGGTCACCACGGCCAAGAAGGACACCCTGATCCTGAACGTCGATGGGACGATCGCGGCCGTTTTGGTCGACCTCGGTTTCCCGGTCGAAAGCCTAAACGGTTTTTTTATTTTGGCGCGAACGATTGGCCTTATCGGACACTGGATCGATCAGAAACAGCAGGGCAGCCGCCTGATCCGGTTGTTTGATTATCTGGTAAACTACGCAGCCCCGAAAAAGAAGGAAGTCCCGCCGCTCAAATAGCGTCTCTGGAAGTCTGATTCCATCGACGGAGCCGTTTCTCAAACGGCTTGACTAGCGCCGCGGCGGACCGTAAAATGAAGCTTCCACATAACGACGAGGGAGGATCTTTTCATGTCGCTTGAAGTCATCAAAAAACTTTATGCCTCCATGCCGGATAAGCTGACGAAGGCCCGGAAGAAATTCGGCCGTCCATTGACGCTGACCGAGAAAATTTTGGTCGCGCATGCCGATAATCTTGAGACGCAGGCCTGGGAACGGGGCAAGGCCCAGCTTTTGTTAAGACCGGACCGCGTCGCCATGCAGGATGCGACGGCCCAGATGGCGCTGCTCCAGTTCATTCAAGCCGGAAAGAAAAAGGTGGCTGTTTCCAGCACGGTTCATTGCGATCATCTCATCCGGGCCCAGAGCGGTGCGAAGGAGGACGTTCAGCGGGCGATTGACGAGAATAAAGAGGTCTACAATTTCCTTCGCTCGGCCTCGCGAAAATTCGGAATCGGGTTCTGGAAACCCGGGGCCGGAATTATTCATCAGGTCGTTCTTGAGAATTATGCCTTTCCGGGCGCGCTTCTGATCGGAACGGACTCCCACACCCCGAACGGCGGCGGCCTCGGCATGCTGGCGATCGGCGTCGGCGGGGCGGACGCCGGCGAGGTGATGGCGGGGTTGCCGTGGGAGGTATTGCATCCGAAGTTGATCGGTGTCCGATTGACGGGACGGTTGCAGGGCTGGAGTTCCCCGAAGGACGTCATCCTGTATCTCTGCGGCCTCTTGACGGTGAAGGGCGGTACGAACAAGATCCTGGAATATTTCGGGCCGGGCGCAGAAACGATCTCCTGCACCGGGAAGGGGACGATCACGAACATGGGCGCCGAGCTCGGCGCGACCACCTCGATCTTCCCGTTCGACGACAAGATGGCGGCTTATCTGAATCTGACCGAACGGGCCGAATGGGCCAAGCTGGCACAAGCCCACCGCGATAGTCTCACGGCCGATCCTGAAGTCTTCAAATCCCCCGAAAAATATTACGACCAGATTGTCGAGATCAACCTGTCCGAACTGGAGCCACATGTCGTCGGTCCACACACCCCGGATCTGGCCCGGCCGATCTCCAAGCTGATGACCGAGGCCAAAGAGAAAGGCTATCCGGTCCAATTGAAGGCCGCGTTGATCGGGAGCTGCACGAACTCCTCGTACGAGGACATCAGCCGTTCGGCGCATATCGCGCAGCAGGGACTCAAGGCCGGACTGAAGGCCAAGACAAGTTTCCTTGTCACCCCCGGATCGGAGCGGATTTACCATACGATGATCCGAGACGGCTTTATGAAAACTTTTGAAGAGATGGGTGCGACGGTGCTGGCCAACGCCTGCGGGCCCTGCATCGGACAGTGGAAGCGTTCCGATATACAGCCCAAGGAGTCGAATTCGATCATCAGTTCGTACAACCGCAATTTCCCCGGGCGCAACGACGGAAACGCCGAGACGCTCTCCTTCCTTTCCAGTCCCGAAATCGTGACGGCGCTGGCCTTTGCGGGAACGCTCGACTTCAATCCGGTCAGCGGCACGCTGACGGCGAAGGACGGGACGAAGATCAAATTCGAGCCGCCTCGCGGTGAGGAGTTGCCGGCCAAGGGATTCGCGAAGGGCGAGGAGGGCTACGAAGCCCCGGCCGAAAACGGCGACAAGCTTCAGATCGAGGTTCCTCCCACGAGCGAGCGGCTCCAACTGCTCAAGCCTTTTCCCCGTTGGGACGGGAAGGATTTCGCAAAGCTTCCGATCCTGATCAAGGCCAAGGGAAAATGCACGACGGATCATATTTCGCCCGCCGGGCCGTGGCTCAAGTACCGCGGCCACCTGGACAAGATCAGCGACAACATGTTCCTGGGCGCGAACAACGCCTTCGGCACCGAGCCCGGCAGGGGTGCGGACGTTCTGACGGGGGAATCCAATCTCACCATCGCCGCGATCGCCCGGCGGTACAAGGCGAAGGGGATAGGCTCGATCGTGGTCGGAGATGAAAACTACGGCGAGGGTTCCAGCCGCGAGCATGCCGCGATGTCTCCAAGGTTTCTGGGCGTGCTGGCCGTGCTGGTCAAGAGCTTCGCCCGAATTCACGAGACCAACTTGAAGAAACAGGGCATCCTGCCGCTTACTTTTGCCGATCCGAAGGATTACGATAAATTCATGCAGAACGATCGGGTCAGCGTCATTGGATTGACCGGTCTCGCGCCGGCAAAACCGGTGGACGTGATCATTCACAATGCGGACGGAAAAGATGTAAAGATTAAGGCCAACCACAGTCTGACGGAGCAACAGATCAACTGGTTCAAGGCCGGATCGGCATTGAATGCATTAAGTTAAGGACGCGCCGCCTCACGACCGGGAATTGTGGCCGCTTGCGGATCGGAAGGAATCATGGCTGAACGCGTGAATGAAAGCACGATCGGCGCCCACGGGCGGACGATCACGGTGGAAATCATGGGACGGCCCTACTCCGTGCCGGAGGGGCTGACCATGCTGCGGGCGATGTGGTACACCGGCCACGAGGTCGTCCGCGGCGCGGGGTGCCTCGGCGGTTTTTGCGGCGCCTGCGCCGTGACGTACCGGACGCGGGATGATGTCCGCCTCCGCAACGGCCTGGCCTGCCAGACGGTGGTCGAGGACGGGATGTCCTTCTATCTGAATTTTTCCTATTATCCCGGCCGCAAGGCGCTTTACGATCTCGATCAACTCAAGGATCCCAAACAGGACCTTTTCAAAATTTATCCCGAGGCGACGCTCTGCCGGAACTGCAACGCCTGCACCGAGGCCTGCCCGCAGGGCATCGACGTCCGGGACGGCGTCTGGAAATCGGTCTTCGGCGATTTCGAGAAGGTCTCGGAAATGTTCATGGACTGCGTGATGTGCGGACAATGCATTCCGGTTTGCATTGCCGATATCGCGCCCAATCATGTCGCTCTTTATGCCAGCCGGGTGCAGGGCGCCCTGCTGACCAAGCCGCCGGAAAACCTCTCCAAACGGGTTACCGAAATTCAGACCGGGAAGTATGCCCCGGAGTGGAAACGGATCCTTTCGATGAACGAAGAAGACCTCAAAGCCGCCGCTCAACCCTCAAAGTAAGAGAAAGCCAGCGCATGACCGAGATGATCGCCGAATCGAAGGATCGAGTGTTCCAGGGACGCGATGAGCGCCGGAAGCAGACGATCACGAGCCAAACACCGGAAGAAAAGGACCGGCTGGTCCATGCCTTCCACCCGGATTATAAAAAGGAAGAGTATCACCGCATCCGAATCGGCCCCAACGCGGGCGAGCGGACCGTACGGGAGGTGGCCGAGCTTCTGGAATCGGACAGCCTCCTTCCGGACGATCTGGAGCTGACGCCCCGGTATCGGGTCGATGTTCTCGTCGTTGGCGGAGGCGGGGCCGGGGCGACCGCGGCCCTGACCGCCAAGGCGCAGGGCTCGGAGGTGATGCTCGTGACCAAATTGCGACTGGGCGACTCCAACACGGTCATGGCTCAAGGAGGGATGCAGGTTGCAATCACGGACGACGACTCGCCCGTCACGCATTTCTTCGATACCCTTCGCGGCGGGCATCATAAAAACGATCCCAACCTGCTCAAGGTTTTGGTGGAAGAAGGCCCGATGGCCGCCCAATGGCTGATCCAGCTTGGGGTGCTGTTCGACCGGGACGAAAACGGAAATCTCAGAACGAAGAAGGGCGGCGGCAGCACCAAACCCCGTCTTTTGACCTGCAGTGATTATACCGGTCTCGAGATCATGCGCGTGCTGAAGGACGAGGTTTTGAATCGGCAGATCCCGGTTTTGGAGTTTTCGCCCGTCGTCGAATTGCTCTCGGATGCCGATGGAAATTGCACCGGCGCGGTGCTCAAGAATATGGACAATGGACAGCTCATCGTGGTCGCGGCCCGATCGGTCATTCTGGCGACCGGCGGAAGCGGACGTCTCCATATCGAGGGTTTTCCGACGAGCAACCATTTCGGCGCGACGGGCGACGCGCTCGTTCTGGCCTACCGGCTCGGCGCACGGCTCAGCCATATGGATACCTTTCAGTACCATCCCACCGGTTCGGTCTATCCGGAGCAGTTGGCCGGGGCGCTGGTGACGGAAGGGATCCGCTCCGATGGCGGGCATCTCGTCAACCGGGACGGCCGGCGGTTTATCAACGAACTGGACACCCGTGATGTCGTCGCCGCCGCGATCATTCGGGAATGCGCCGAGGGCCGGGGGGTGAAGACCCCGGCCGGACGCGTCGGTGTCTGGCTGGACGTGCCGATGATCGATATGCTCATGGGCGAGGGAAGCATTTCCAAACGCTTCCCGGCGATGGTGCGACAGTTCCAGCGCTACGGAATCGATATCCGGAAAGAACCGGTCCTGGTCTATCCCACGCTGCATTATCAGAACGGCGGCGTTGCGATCGACGTGGACGGGCAGTCCCAGGTTCCGGGCCTGTTCGTCGCCGGGGAGGCCTCCGGCGGGCTGCACGGACGAAACCGTTTGATGGGAAATTCACTGCTCGACCTGATCGTCTTTGGAAAGCGGGCGGGTCTGGCGGCCGTAAAGCGCGCCAATAAGATGCCGGCCGGAACGCTGACGCTGTCCCATGTGACGCGGTTCCGCAAGGAACTGGAGAAGAATAACATCAAACCGACCCGGGTGGCGCCGATCATCCTTCCCGATTACGTCCGTCGGGAAGAAACCGCCCCCGCCGCGGCCGTCAAGCCGTAATCCCTCCCGACCGATTTCCTGCCCGTTCGGTCTAAACCGGCATATTCCTCCCTTGCATTAACCAATACAATACCTGTCCCTCTCCATTCAAATTTGTCTTGCCCGCGACAGTTTTGTCGCTCAGGAGCCGTTTTCGCGATTCTATTCGAGGCAAATCAGGGCATGACTTTTGCTCTTAATAGTAGTGGTCAGCTGCGCGGCATAATTTGGAGCCAGGGAGGATGCGATGAACCCGGAGCAAACGACCGTGCTCGTGGGAAAAATGAAGGCGGAACCTCGTTCGAGGAAATCCACCTCGCCGTCGCGTCCTTTCGACGAGATGCATGCGCCGGACGGTTCGGTTCGAGATCATTATCGTCTTTTGGATGAGAGCCTCCGGGCGCTCTCCGCATCGCAGCGGACGCAGAAACGGCGGGAAGCGGATCGTTTTTTTCACCGTCAAGGAATTACTTTCTCGGTATATGGCGAATCCGCCGGCGCCGAACGGCTCATCCCGTTCGACATCATTCCGCGGATCATTCCGGCGAAACAGTGGAAGATTCTCGCGGCCGGCCTCCGTCAGAGGGTTTGCGCCCTCAACGCCTTTCTACACGACGTGTACCATCAGCAGGAGATCATCAAATCGGGGCGGATCCCGCCCGAGATGGTGTTCCGCAACCCGCAATACCGGGTTGAAATGTACGGCATCGACGTGCCGCGCGACCTCTACATTCATATCGCTGGCGTCGACTTGGTTCACACGGGTGAGAACGAGTTTTATGTCCTGGAAGACAATCTCCGGACCCCTTCCGGCGTCTCGTATATGCTGGCCAACCGTCGCATCATGATGCGGCTCTTGCCGGATCTCTTCGCGCGCCAGCCGATCGCGCCGGTGGAACATTACCCCAACCTCCTGCTCGAGACTCTCCGCTCGGTCGCGCCGGAAGGGGTTCGGGATCCTCGTGCGGCGCTCCTCACGCCGGGTCCCTTCAACAGCGCCTATTTTGAGCACACGTTTTTGGCGCAGCAAATGGGAATCGAAGTGGTCGAGGCGCAGGATCTCTTCGTCAAGGGAAACGCGGTCTATATGCGGACGACGGAAGGGCCGGCTCGGGTTCATGTCCTCTACCGGAGGGTCGATGACGATTTTCTGGATCCCCTTGTTTTCCGACCCGATTCAATTTTGGGTGTGCCGGGGCTTCTCTCGGTCTATCGTTCCGGTGGCGTGACCCTGGTCAACGCCGTTGGAACCGGCGTGGCCGACGATAAAGCGGTTTACATTTTCGTCCCGGAGATGATTCGTTTTTATCTGGGAGAGGAGCCCATTTTGAAAAACGTGCCGACGTATCAGCTGCGCGATCCGGAGGAGCGCGCCTACGTGCTGGCCCATCTGGATGCACTGGTCGTGAAGGAAGTTCACGGTTCGGGAGGATACGGTATGCTGGTCGGACCGGCCAGCTCGGTCAAGGAGAGAGAGGTTTTTCGCCAACGGATCCTTCGAAATCCCGAGAACTACATCGCCCAGCCGACCCTGGCGCTTTCAACCTGTCCCACCTTCGTGGAATCCGGAATCGCCCCGCGCCATATCGATCTCCGCCCATTCATCCTGAGCGGCCGCACAATTCAGATGGTGCCCGGGGGTCTCACCCGCGTCGCCTTGCGAGAGGGCTCCCTTGTTGTGAATTCTTCCCAGGGCGGGGGCACGAAAGACACCTGGGTGCTGGAGGACTGAGCCATGCTCCTCCGGATAGCCGATCACCTTTACTGGATGGGACGCTATATCGAGAGGGCGGAAGATACCGCGCGGGCCGTGGAGGGGGCTTACCACGCCGCTCTCCTTCCCAAGGGATATGCCCTTGAGGAATGGGAAAGCCTGCTGGAAATGCTGGGCCAGCGCGACCGGTTTCCGGAACCCTGCGGTTCCGCCTCCACGCTCGAACTATTACGGTTCGTGATCCTCGATCTTGAAAATCCATCCAGCATTCTGTCGTCCCTCCGATCGGCCCGGGAAAACGGCCGCGCCACATGCGGAACGATCTCCCTCGAGGCATGGGAAAGCCTGAACGCCCTCTGGCTCGACCTGAGCGAGATCGATCCGTCGCGTCTGATATCGAACGGGACCCTGCCCCTTCTGGCTCGCGTGAATGAAGGGACCCAGCTATTCCGGAGCGTGATCCAGACCAAGCTCGATCGCGACGAAGTGTTCCAATGGATCGGCTTGGGGATTTTTCTGGAGCGCGCCGATTACCTCACCCGGATCCTGCACGCGCGATATCCGTTTCTGTTCAAAAGCGCCAAGGGGGACGCGGCCTATTATTCATCGATGGCTCTTCTCCGGTGGGCCGGGGCCGTGGACGCCTACCGGAAATTGTATCGCAACGGGGTCACGCCGCGGCAGGTGATCGAACTGCTGGTCTTAAATGAAGAGACCCAGTGTTCCCTGCATGCCTGCCTGGAGCGGATCAACACCTTCCTCTGCGGGTATTCAAACGGGACGGGCGGGAAAGCGGCGGACGTCGCGACGGATCTGCACATCCTGTTTCATGAAACCCGGGACACCGACCTCTTCGGGCAGGAGCTGAGCGTCCATCTGGCCGAGGTCGCCCGGAAGCTCCATGGGCTGGCGGGCGAAATCGACCGGTGGTTTCAGGGGACGCCGTGCGTCTGATGATCCGTCACCAGACCATTTATCGTTACAGCGCTCCGCTCACACGCAGCATTCAGCTTCTCCGTTTGATTCCGCATTCGGACCGGCGGCAGCGGGTTCAGGAATGGAGGCTCAGTCTGCCCGCCGACGCGCCGGAATATTTTGACGCGTATGGAAACGTGACCCGGCTGCTCATCATGGAGGGACGGCATGACGAGATCAAAATCGGCGTTGAAGGTCTGGTCGAGACGTCCGGAAACGTCACCTTTCCTTCGGCCGTGGATCAGCGCTTTCCGCCGGAAATATTTCTGACGGAAACACCGTTGACGGCGGTTGACGAGCCGCTGAGAAATTTTGCCGATCAACACCGGAACGAAATCGGTTCGAATCCCTTCGCCGCTCTCCAGACCCTGATGGAACGGATCCGAAGCCGCGTCCGCTACGTGAAAGGAACCACGCATGTTCAGACGACCGCGGCCGATGTTTTATCGCAGGGAAGCGGAGTCTGTCAGGACCATAGCCATCTTTTTATCGCCTGTTGCAGGGCTCTCGGGGTTCCGGCGCGGTACGTAAGCGGGTATGTCTACTCCGATCCCGATCATCACCCGGAAGTGGCGATGCATGCCTGGGCCGAAGCGTGGGTCGATGGCATGGGCTGGCTCAGTTTCGATGTTTCGAACGGACGACCGGCAGGCGAAATGCATCTTCGTCTCGCGATCGGACGGGACTATCTGGACGCGTGTCCCGTGAGAGGAGTCCGGTTCGGCGGCGGGGACGAACGGATGGAAGTCCGTGTTCATGTGGCGACGGCGCAGCAGTAAATGGGCGACGATTCCTCCGGTGGGCGAGAAGGAAAGGCTCCGCCCCTATAAAAATAGAAAGGAAATCGCATGACCTATTGTATCGGGATGTGGCTTGAGTCGGGTCTGGTTTTCGCTTCGGACTCGCGTACCAACGGTGGTGTGGACCACGTCGCCACCTTTCGGAAAATGACGGTCTACGAAAAACCGGGGGACCGTGTGCTCGTGATGCTGACCGCCGGCAATCTGTCCGTGACCCAAGGCGTGATCAACATCTTGAGCGAAGACGCCCATGTCTCCAACGGCCAGGAGACGATTTGGACCGCGACCTCCCTGTTCCACGTAGCTCGAATCATCGGCGGGGCCCTGCGGAAAGTGTACGACGTGGACGGAAGCCATCTGAAACAGCACGGCGAGGATTTCAATGCCGCGATCATCCTGGGCGGCCAGATCCGGGCCGAAGCGCCGCGCCTGTTCCATATTTATTCGGCCGGAAACTTCATCGAATCCACGCCGGAAACCTGTTACTTCCAGATCGGCGAGATCAAGTACGGTAAGCCGATCATCGATCGGCTCATCACCCGTCAGAGTACTCTGACGGAGGGGGCCAAATGTGCGCTGCTGTCGTTTGATTCCACCATTCGGAGCAACATTTCGGTCGGCCTCCCGATCGATTTGCTCTGCTACGAGCGCGATCGGCTTCGGGTGGATTTCCGACGCTGCATCGATCAACAGGATCCGTACTTCAACGAGATCAAACGGCTCTGGGGCGAAGGTCTGCGGGAAGCCTTTGCCACCATGCCGGACCCGTCCTGGCAAGAACGGCTTGATCCGGTTTGATTTTCATTTAAAACGGCTTAAAGACGGAACCGCCGGCAGCCCGCGGTCGATGCCCGCCTGAAAGTCGGCCCGGCAAGAAGCACCTTCGGTTGACGCGATCCATCCGCCCTTCCATTCCTTGAACTCCTTTTCATTAAAATAGTTCCGGGCACTTTTGTCCGAGCCCGGTCGACGTTAATGAAGCATATTGACCGGTTCAAATAAAATCGGTATAATTCTTCGTAAATCGTTCCCCCGGCGCGGGTCGTCCTGCCTTCCAGAACAAACACGATCCCATCCGCCGAACGGAGAGGAGAGCCTCATGGCCCGTCACCTTTCTTGCCGCTGTTCTAAAATACTCGCGTGGAACACCCTTTTTGATTCTCCCTTCCGATTGAGCCGTTCATCCGCGATGATAAAAGGCGGATACGATTTCTGCTGCGCATATGATTTCATGTTTCCGCTTCATACCATCAACAGGTATTGTTCTATCCGGTTTGTCTTCACGACTTAAAGGAGGGTTTCCATGGCCAAAGAAAGGAAAGCGCTTCCAACAACCAAAGTCAAAACACAAGATCTCGGCTACGGCTGGAT
The window above is part of the Nitrospiria bacterium genome. Proteins encoded here:
- a CDS encoding alpha-E domain-containing protein, which encodes MLLRIADHLYWMGRYIERAEDTARAVEGAYHAALLPKGYALEEWESLLEMLGQRDRFPEPCGSASTLELLRFVILDLENPSSILSSLRSARENGRATCGTISLEAWESLNALWLDLSEIDPSRLISNGTLPLLARVNEGTQLFRSVIQTKLDRDEVFQWIGLGIFLERADYLTRILHARYPFLFKSAKGDAAYYSSMALLRWAGAVDAYRKLYRNGVTPRQVIELLVLNEETQCSLHACLERINTFLCGYSNGTGGKAADVATDLHILFHETRDTDLFGQELSVHLAEVARKLHGLAGEIDRWFQGTPCV
- a CDS encoding transglutaminase family protein produces the protein MIRHQTIYRYSAPLTRSIQLLRLIPHSDRRQRVQEWRLSLPADAPEYFDAYGNVTRLLIMEGRHDEIKIGVEGLVETSGNVTFPSAVDQRFPPEIFLTETPLTAVDEPLRNFADQHRNEIGSNPFAALQTLMERIRSRVRYVKGTTHVQTTAADVLSQGSGVCQDHSHLFIACCRALGVPARYVSGYVYSDPDHHPEVAMHAWAEAWVDGMGWLSFDVSNGRPAGEMHLRLAIGRDYLDACPVRGVRFGGGDERMEVRVHVATAQQ
- a CDS encoding proteasome-type protease produces the protein MTYCIGMWLESGLVFASDSRTNGGVDHVATFRKMTVYEKPGDRVLVMLTAGNLSVTQGVINILSEDAHVSNGQETIWTATSLFHVARIIGGALRKVYDVDGSHLKQHGEDFNAAIILGGQIRAEAPRLFHIYSAGNFIESTPETCYFQIGEIKYGKPIIDRLITRQSTLTEGAKCALLSFDSTIRSNISVGLPIDLLCYERDRLRVDFRRCIDQQDPYFNEIKRLWGEGLREAFATMPDPSWQERLDPV